Proteins encoded together in one Arvicanthis niloticus isolate mArvNil1 chromosome 7, mArvNil1.pat.X, whole genome shotgun sequence window:
- the Pacrgl gene encoding PACRG-like protein isoform X4: protein MYIKCIHFGKATDSEIVSFNCRLKRSYAEIRVLWRRAVEKQSNSFFLGSNDHRTSSSTQTKHRTTVQRSKSSSLSSSPEAARRAHPRPSDKLNPKTINPGLRETKHPYTFVSKEGFRELLLVKGAPEKAIPLLPRLIPVLKAALVHSDDEVFERGLSALVQLSVVVGPSLNGHLKLLLTSLSKRLMDKKFKEPITSALQKLEQHGGSASLIIIKSKIPTYCSICC from the exons ATGTATATAAAGTGTATTCATTTTGGCAAAGCAACAGATTCTGAAATTGTTTCATTTAACTGCAGGTTAAAGAGAAGCTATGCAGAAATCAGAGTGCTCTGGAGGCGTGCAGTTGAGAAGCAGAGCAACAG TTTTTTCCTAGGTAGTAATGATCATCGCACATCCTCAAGCACACAAACGAAACACAGGACTACAGTTCAGCGGAGCAAATCCTCCTCATTATCCAGTTCTCCAGAGGCTGCAAGAAGGGCTCATCCTCGGCCAAGTGATAAACTCAACCCTAAAACCATTAACCCT GGTCTGAGGGAGACCAAGCATCCTTATACCTTTGTGTCAAAGGAAGGCTTTAGGGAGTTACTTCTGGTCAAGGGTGCTCCTGAAAAAGCTATCCCTTTGCTACCTCGACTGATCCCTGTGCTGAAGGCAGCTCTA GTTCATTCTGATGATGAAGTGTTTGAAAGAGGACTGAGTGCACTCGTGCAGCTGAGTGTGGTTGTTGGTCCGTCCCTGAATGGCCATCTGAAACTTCTGCTTACAAGT CTTTCGAAGAGGCTAATGGACAAAAAATTCAAAGAACCCATCACCAGTGCTTTGCAAAAGCTGGAGCAGCATGGCGGAAGT GCAAGTCTTATCATCATCAAATCCAAAATCCCAACATATTGCTCTATCTGCTGTTGA
- the Pacrgl gene encoding PACRG-like protein isoform X3 translates to MQKSECSGGVQLRSRATGSNDHRTSSSTQTKHRTTVQRSKSSSLSSSPEAARRAHPRPSDKLNPKTINPFGEQPRAPSAFAAIYSQGGIPCRLVHGSVRHRLHWECPPEILPFDPLLITLAEGLRETKHPYTFVSKEGFRELLLVKGAPEKAIPLLPRLIPVLKAALVHSDDEVFERGLSALVQLSVVVGPSLNGHLKLLLTSLSKRLMDKKFKEPITSALQKLEQHGGSASLIIIKSKIPTYCSICC, encoded by the exons ATGCAGAAATCAGAGTGCTCTGGAGGCGTGCAGTTGAGAAGCAGAGCAACAG GTAGTAATGATCATCGCACATCCTCAAGCACACAAACGAAACACAGGACTACAGTTCAGCGGAGCAAATCCTCCTCATTATCCAGTTCTCCAGAGGCTGCAAGAAGGGCTCATCCTCGGCCAAGTGATAAACTCAACCCTAAAACCATTAACCCT TTTGGTGAACAGCCACGGGCCCCTTCTGCATTTGCAGCTATTTACTCTCAAGGAGGCATTCCTTGCAG ATTGGTACATGGCTCAGTAAGACACAGATTACATTGGGAATGCCCGCCTGAAATTCTTCCATTTGACCCGCTTCTAATTACATTAGCTGAG GGTCTGAGGGAGACCAAGCATCCTTATACCTTTGTGTCAAAGGAAGGCTTTAGGGAGTTACTTCTGGTCAAGGGTGCTCCTGAAAAAGCTATCCCTTTGCTACCTCGACTGATCCCTGTGCTGAAGGCAGCTCTA GTTCATTCTGATGATGAAGTGTTTGAAAGAGGACTGAGTGCACTCGTGCAGCTGAGTGTGGTTGTTGGTCCGTCCCTGAATGGCCATCTGAAACTTCTGCTTACAAGT CTTTCGAAGAGGCTAATGGACAAAAAATTCAAAGAACCCATCACCAGTGCTTTGCAAAAGCTGGAGCAGCATGGCGGAAGT GCAAGTCTTATCATCATCAAATCCAAAATCCCAACATATTGCTCTATCTGCTGTTGA
- the Pacrgl gene encoding PACRG-like protein isoform X5, translating to MQKSECSGGVQLRSRATGSNDHRTSSSTQTKHRTTVQRSKSSSLSSSPEAARRAHPRPSDKLNPKTINPGLRETKHPYTFVSKEGFRELLLVKGAPEKAIPLLPRLIPVLKAALVHSDDEVFERGLSALVQLSVVVGPSLNGHLKLLLTSLSKRLMDKKFKEPITSALQKLEQHGGSASLIIIKSKIPTYCSICC from the exons ATGCAGAAATCAGAGTGCTCTGGAGGCGTGCAGTTGAGAAGCAGAGCAACAG GTAGTAATGATCATCGCACATCCTCAAGCACACAAACGAAACACAGGACTACAGTTCAGCGGAGCAAATCCTCCTCATTATCCAGTTCTCCAGAGGCTGCAAGAAGGGCTCATCCTCGGCCAAGTGATAAACTCAACCCTAAAACCATTAACCCT GGTCTGAGGGAGACCAAGCATCCTTATACCTTTGTGTCAAAGGAAGGCTTTAGGGAGTTACTTCTGGTCAAGGGTGCTCCTGAAAAAGCTATCCCTTTGCTACCTCGACTGATCCCTGTGCTGAAGGCAGCTCTA GTTCATTCTGATGATGAAGTGTTTGAAAGAGGACTGAGTGCACTCGTGCAGCTGAGTGTGGTTGTTGGTCCGTCCCTGAATGGCCATCTGAAACTTCTGCTTACAAGT CTTTCGAAGAGGCTAATGGACAAAAAATTCAAAGAACCCATCACCAGTGCTTTGCAAAAGCTGGAGCAGCATGGCGGAAGT GCAAGTCTTATCATCATCAAATCCAAAATCCCAACATATTGCTCTATCTGCTGTTGA
- the Pacrgl gene encoding PACRG-like protein isoform X2, with the protein MYIKCIHFGKATDSEIVSFNCRLKRSYAEIRVLWRRAVEKQSNSNDHRTSSSTQTKHRTTVQRSKSSSLSSSPEAARRAHPRPSDKLNPKTINPFGEQPRAPSAFAAIYSQGGIPCRLVHGSVRHRLHWECPPEILPFDPLLITLAEGLRETKHPYTFVSKEGFRELLLVKGAPEKAIPLLPRLIPVLKAALVHSDDEVFERGLSALVQLSVVVGPSLNGHLKLLLTSLSKRLMDKKFKEPITSALQKLEQHGGSASLIIIKSKIPTYCSICC; encoded by the exons ATGTATATAAAGTGTATTCATTTTGGCAAAGCAACAGATTCTGAAATTGTTTCATTTAACTGCAGGTTAAAGAGAAGCTATGCAGAAATCAGAGTGCTCTGGAGGCGTGCAGTTGAGAAGCAGAGCAACAG TAATGATCATCGCACATCCTCAAGCACACAAACGAAACACAGGACTACAGTTCAGCGGAGCAAATCCTCCTCATTATCCAGTTCTCCAGAGGCTGCAAGAAGGGCTCATCCTCGGCCAAGTGATAAACTCAACCCTAAAACCATTAACCCT TTTGGTGAACAGCCACGGGCCCCTTCTGCATTTGCAGCTATTTACTCTCAAGGAGGCATTCCTTGCAG ATTGGTACATGGCTCAGTAAGACACAGATTACATTGGGAATGCCCGCCTGAAATTCTTCCATTTGACCCGCTTCTAATTACATTAGCTGAG GGTCTGAGGGAGACCAAGCATCCTTATACCTTTGTGTCAAAGGAAGGCTTTAGGGAGTTACTTCTGGTCAAGGGTGCTCCTGAAAAAGCTATCCCTTTGCTACCTCGACTGATCCCTGTGCTGAAGGCAGCTCTA GTTCATTCTGATGATGAAGTGTTTGAAAGAGGACTGAGTGCACTCGTGCAGCTGAGTGTGGTTGTTGGTCCGTCCCTGAATGGCCATCTGAAACTTCTGCTTACAAGT CTTTCGAAGAGGCTAATGGACAAAAAATTCAAAGAACCCATCACCAGTGCTTTGCAAAAGCTGGAGCAGCATGGCGGAAGT GCAAGTCTTATCATCATCAAATCCAAAATCCCAACATATTGCTCTATCTGCTGTTGA
- the Pacrgl gene encoding PACRG-like protein isoform X1 encodes MYIKCIHFGKATDSEIVSFNCRLKRSYAEIRVLWRRAVEKQSNSFFLGSNDHRTSSSTQTKHRTTVQRSKSSSLSSSPEAARRAHPRPSDKLNPKTINPFGEQPRAPSAFAAIYSQGGIPCRLVHGSVRHRLHWECPPEILPFDPLLITLAEGLRETKHPYTFVSKEGFRELLLVKGAPEKAIPLLPRLIPVLKAALVHSDDEVFERGLSALVQLSVVVGPSLNGHLKLLLTSLSKRLMDKKFKEPITSALQKLEQHGGSASLIIIKSKIPTYCSICC; translated from the exons ATGTATATAAAGTGTATTCATTTTGGCAAAGCAACAGATTCTGAAATTGTTTCATTTAACTGCAGGTTAAAGAGAAGCTATGCAGAAATCAGAGTGCTCTGGAGGCGTGCAGTTGAGAAGCAGAGCAACAG TTTTTTCCTAGGTAGTAATGATCATCGCACATCCTCAAGCACACAAACGAAACACAGGACTACAGTTCAGCGGAGCAAATCCTCCTCATTATCCAGTTCTCCAGAGGCTGCAAGAAGGGCTCATCCTCGGCCAAGTGATAAACTCAACCCTAAAACCATTAACCCT TTTGGTGAACAGCCACGGGCCCCTTCTGCATTTGCAGCTATTTACTCTCAAGGAGGCATTCCTTGCAG ATTGGTACATGGCTCAGTAAGACACAGATTACATTGGGAATGCCCGCCTGAAATTCTTCCATTTGACCCGCTTCTAATTACATTAGCTGAG GGTCTGAGGGAGACCAAGCATCCTTATACCTTTGTGTCAAAGGAAGGCTTTAGGGAGTTACTTCTGGTCAAGGGTGCTCCTGAAAAAGCTATCCCTTTGCTACCTCGACTGATCCCTGTGCTGAAGGCAGCTCTA GTTCATTCTGATGATGAAGTGTTTGAAAGAGGACTGAGTGCACTCGTGCAGCTGAGTGTGGTTGTTGGTCCGTCCCTGAATGGCCATCTGAAACTTCTGCTTACAAGT CTTTCGAAGAGGCTAATGGACAAAAAATTCAAAGAACCCATCACCAGTGCTTTGCAAAAGCTGGAGCAGCATGGCGGAAGT GCAAGTCTTATCATCATCAAATCCAAAATCCCAACATATTGCTCTATCTGCTGTTGA